The genome window ACTACGCCCCCACTACGGAACACAGAGCCCTCCTTCATATAGATGCTGCCATTGAGTATCTCAGCTTTATCCTTATTGCTTATTATGTTTGCAACAATATCGCCAACGCCTTCATATGCTTCAGGTCCGCCAAGGATGATGACATACTGCCATTTGCTGTACTCACTGAAATTCTGGGCATTTGTTATGTGTACGGTTATTCCCTGGGCTTTGAGATAGTTCACAAGCTCTCCTGCAAGAGATAAGTCGATGGAGTTGCCAAGTAGAGTTACTTCAGGGGTGTAGACTCCTCCATAGGAGACAGCAGTTATAGATGGGGTAGGAACTGAGCCGCTTATACCATAGGTGCTGAAATGCGATAGGTTTGCCCAGACATAGTTTGCACTTGTATTAACACCTGCACCGTAGACATAGGGTCCACCGTAGGCGGTTAAATTTACACCTTTCACCAACTTTGTCCAGTTGCCAGCGCTGGGATTCCACCAGTATAGCCTTAGAGTGCTTTCGTCCAGGCCGTTAACCTCCTGACTGGTATAGTTTACACTGAGATATACCCAGCTCAGGTTTCCGCTGGTGTCGTTCATGTTATCGCTAACATTTATCTCAACATATCTGGCTACGCTCAGAGAAGTGTTAACACTGGGCGGAGTAGCGGAATAAACTGTAACATTAACTTTGCCGACAAGAGCAAGTACGGTGCTGATGTTGATGAAGACGCCAGGTATACTCACATTGGTCTGGTTGTTTGAAGCATTCACAACGATGTTATTAACGCTTTCATTAATAATGTTGTCTAACGAAAAGAAGACACTGGTGATATTAACGTTGCCAACGCTATCATTAGTGAAGACAACAATGTTATGCGTGCCATTCGCCAGCCCAGTCACAGTTGTCGGAGCGCTGTAGGTGATGTTGGCAGCCCCGTCGACACTGTAGAGAGTGGTGTTAACACCAAAGTTATCACTCCTCGAGAGGTTAAGGATAACAGAGGAGGTATTATAAGTTATATTCAAGGGCGAGATTATTTTCACTTCGGGCGGAGTTGTATCAACAGTGAATGTTACTGATGTTGAATTGATATTTCCTGCAGTATCGTTAGCCCACAGAATCAGAGTGGATTCATTATTATTCAGAGCTGTAAGAGTTGTATTGGCTGTTAAGGTTGTATTACTGCCATTATACTGATACCAGGTTGTCTGTAAGTTAGCATCTGACGAAGTATAATTTAGAGGAATCTGCGTTGTGCTGTAAGTGCTATTCGTTGGTGAAATTAGATTGACTGATGGAGGTGTGGTGTCAACGGTGAATGTTACTGATGTTGAATTGATATTTCCTGCAGTATCATTAGCCCACTGAATCAGAGTGGATTCCTGATTATTCAGAGCTGTAAGGGTTGTATTGGCTGTTAATGTCGTATTTATGCCATTATACTGGTACCAGGTTGTCTGTAAATTAGCATCTGAGGAAGTATAATTTAGAGGAATCTGCGTTGTGCTATAAGTGCTATTTATCGGTAAAATCAGATTGACTGATGGGGGTGTGGTGTCAACAGTGAATGTTACTGATGTTGAATTGGTATTTCCTGCAGTATCATTAACCCATAGAGTCAGGATTGATTCCTGATTATTCAGAGCTGTAAGGGTTGTATTGGCTGTTAATGTCGTGTTTATGCCATTATACTGATACCAGGTTGTCTGTAAATTAGCATCTGAAGAAGTATAATTGAGAGGAATCTGCGTTGTGTTGTAAGTGCTATTCGTTGGCGAAATCAGATTGACTGATGGAGGTGTATCAACGGTGAATGTTACTGATGTTGAATTGATATTTCCTGCGGTATCATTAGCCCAGAGAATCAGAGTGGATTCATTATTATTCAGAGCCGTAAAGGTTGTATTACCATACAAAGTAACATTACTACCATTATACTGATACCAGGTTGTCTGTAAATTAAGGTCTGATGAAGTATAATTAAGAGGAAGGTGTGTTGTACTGTAGGTGCTATTTGCAGGCGAGGTTATTTTCACCTCGGGAGGAGTGAGGTCACGCATCGGAGCAAAGACGCTGAAGCTGGTTAAGTTAGCATACACGTAGTTCTGCGCTGCGCTAACGTTGTTGGGCGCTGGTGTCTGGTTCCACGTGCCGTTGTTGTACCGCCACATCTTGAGCGTGCTCTCAGTCAAACCTGCAACATCGCTGTTGCTGTAGCTGATGTTCAGGTAGACCCATGCTACCGTGTTGTTGGTTATATTCAGGTACTTGCCTATGTTGCTGTAGCCAGTAGGATCGCTAGCAGGCGCCATGGAGGAGTTCACCTTGATATCGCCGCTGTAAGTGAAGCTCGCCTTTGTGCTGGTGAAGAGATTTGTATTAATCGTGTTCCCACTGGAACCCACTGAGTAGAAGTCCCAGTTATTGCTACTTAGGGTGTTGTTGCTCAAGGTGTTGTTATTGCTGGAATAGCTGATGACGATTCCATAGTAGTTGTTCAAACTCGCATTGTTATTGCTCAGAGTGTTGTTATTGCTGGAAAAATAGAGGTCTATTCCATACTTGTTGTTCGAGTTCGCGGTGTTATTGCTCAGAGTGTTGCTGCTGGAAGAGATGAGGTAGATTCCATCGGCATAGTTCGAACTCACATTATTGTTGCTCAGAGTATTGTTATTGCTGGAAGAGTAGAGGCCTATTCCAACGGTGTTCGAGTTCGCGGTGTTATTGCTCAGGGTGTTGTTGCTGGAAAAGCCGAGGTGGATTCCATCGTAGGTGTTCGAGTTCGCGGTGTTATTGCTCAGGGTGTTGTTGCTGGAAGAGCTGAGGTATATTCCATAGGTGTTCGAGTTCGCGGTGTTATTGCTCAGGGCGTTATTGCTGGAAGAGTCGAGGTATATTCCATCGCTGTTCGAGTTCGCGATGTTATTGCTCAGAGTGTTGCTGCTGGAATAGCGGAGGTATATTCCATCACCGTTGCCGTTCGAGTTCGCGGTGTTATTGCTCAGGGTATTGCTGCTGGAAGAGATGAGGTAAATTCCATAGTTTTTGTTCGAGTTCGCGGTGTTATTGTCTATGCTTCCGTTTTGAGTATTATTATACTCGATGCCGTAATACCAGTTCGTCACATTCAGATTCTTAACGGTGACATTTGTCAGCGTGATTAAGGAGTTGTAAACATACACCCCGTAAGTGCCATACGTACCGGTGCCATTAATGTTGTAGCCCGTGCCATCCAGTAATACATTGCTGGCAGTAATATTCATACAGCCAGTTACAGTGCCGTTTGTTATGCTTGTGTTGAGAACATATGTGCCACTCTGGTCTATTACCTGACAGGAGCTTACATTTGTCGCTCCACTTACACCAGAGACTAAAATTAAAAATCCTAAAACAAAACCAATAAAAACTGAGAATTTACCCCCCTTTCCCTTACCATCCTTTCCTATCACTTACACTTCCTCCTCATATCGTAACGATTTAGTTTTTCAATAATATATGTATATCATTTCAATATTATATAAATGTCATTTCAATAATATATAAATATTTCGGTAGGTATATGTGCTTTGTGTTATCTGGCAATTATTTCGTTTCATGCTTCTGCCTCCTCTTTAGGTTCTGCCCAGCTCAGGAAGTTACCGAGGACGTATCCCCGTAGCTTTTTCCAGAATGCCTTTTCAGGTGTTTCCAGCTGAGCCATGTTCAGACTCATATATGATTTAATCTCATTATGCCATGCACCAGTTCATCGATTGAATTAAACAGATATAGTTTCCGGGCTACAGTCCCGTAGAACCTTTCCACTTTTCCGTTGGTTTGCAGGTGATTAACCCTCCCTGATATGCTTTGTACCATTAACTCTAAGATACATCTCATATTCACATTCGCCTTGGGCTTTCCTCTCACCAGCATTAGCATAGAACTGTGAACATCTATCAATGAGAATGAGAATGAGAATGAGAATGAGAATGAGAATGAGAATGAGAATGAGAATGAGAATGAGAATGAGAATGAGAATGAGAATGAGAATGAGAATGAGAATGAGAATGAGAATGAGAATGACATTATCAAAAACCCATAGGCTCCCACCAGACGGGAGGACTGCATTAACATGCTTTGATGATTTTAATGCAGGTGAATTATCTGTTCGCCGATAGTGCTCCCGGAGTTGATTGACCCTTCCTGGTGTAACCTTTTGAATCAGGGCGAGCTGAGACCACTTCGTTCATTCTGTAGAATGACCCAATGACCTTCTGCGGAGTAAGTTTGGCCATGCATACTTTATAAAAATAGAGGGGAAAATAATTCAGGATACTACAATATACTTTGGGCTGTTAAACAACGTCACTCTTTTCAAAGGAGTATGCACCCAGTAAAACCATTGTTAAAGAGGACCCGGCTAAAATTATAAAATTTAAAATAATTGGAAATGAAGAAACTCCAACCAGTATGCCTCTCAAACCATCTACACCATAAGTTAATGGGTCAAGATACGAAATATACCTTATCCAGACAGGTAAATTCTGCAATGGAAATAATGCTCCTGATAAAAAGAAAAGCGGAAACATGACAAAGTTAATTATCATGCTAAACCCTTGAGTATCTTTCATATTTGATGCAAATATGAACCCAAGCCCAATAAAAGTTGTAGAAATCAGCACCATGAAAACAACAGATAATAAGAATGACAGAACTCCTGGAATTTTAAATCCCATTATAACTGAGATAAAAAGAATTAATATACCCTGAATTGCTGCAGTTGTTGTGCCTCCTGCTATCCTGCCAAGTACAATGGATATTCTACTCACAGGAGCAACCATAATCTCTTTTAAAAAACCAAACTCCCTATCCCATAAAACAGATATCCCGGCAAACATCGAAGTAAAGAGCATACTCATTCCAATAATCCCTGGAACAAGAAAATTGATATAATCGACATTTTTTGACATACCTGGAATAGCCATATTATTGAACCCGAAACCTAAGAACGCAAGGAATAATAATGGTAGAGTCAATGTACCTACAACTCTGGATTTAGCTCTTAGAAATCTTTTCATTTCTCTCAGCCATAGCACATATATTGCTATTCCATCAATCATCTTTTCATCCTTCTCCTCATAATTTCTCTGTTCCGCTCTTTCTGGTTGCCATCCTGTTCTCTGATGGTTTTCCCTGTAAAATGGAGAAATACGTCCTCAAGACTTGGTTTACGTAAATTGACAGAATCAATATTTACTCCTATTTTTTGAGCTATGTTAATTAATTCAGGTATCCTTTTTTCTCCTCTCTCCATAGTTAAATTTAAATTATTATTGTGCTTTTTCATTGATTCTATCCATTTCAAATTTTTCAGATGGTTCATCAGTGTATCAATATTGTTTTTAATTTCAAGAGATACAACATCCCCACCAAGCACATCTTTTAGTTTATCCGAAGTATCCATTGCAACAATTTTTCCATTGTCAATTATTGCAACCCTGTCGCAAAGGTAATCTGCCTCGTCCATATAATGTGTTGTTAAAATAATTGTAACATTACCTTCCCGGTTCAATTTTTTTATATAGTCCCAGATATGTCTTCTTGTCTGAGTATCAAGGCCAAGTGTCGGTTCATCCAGAAACAGAACTTTGGGTTTATGAATAAAACCTCTTGCCAGCTCCAGTCTTCTTTTCATGCCTCCAGAATAATTTTCAACCAGAACATTTGCTTTTTCTGTCAGTTCGACAAGTT of archaeon BMS3Bbin15 contains these proteins:
- the ybhR_2 gene encoding inner membrane transport permease YbhR codes for the protein MIDGIAIYVLWLREMKRFLRAKSRVVGTLTLPLLFLAFLGFGFNNMAIPGMSKNVDYINFLVPGIIGMSMLFTSMFAGISVLWDREFGFLKEIMVAPVSRISIVLGRIAGGTTTAAIQGILILFISVIMGFKIPGVLSFLLSVVFMVLISTTFIGLGFIFASNMKDTQGFSMIINFVMFPLFFLSGALFPLQNLPVWIRYISYLDPLTYGVDGLRGILVGVSSFPIILNFIILAGSSLTMVLLGAYSFEKSDVV
- the drrA_3 gene encoding daunorubicin/doxorubicin resistance ATP-binding protein DrrA: MLTIKVENLTKEFNGVRAVDSISFNVNDAELFGILGPNGAGKTTTINMLTTLLKPTSGYVEVAGYDISNNKDEVRRHIGVVFQEPSLDINLTGKENLEFHAMMYKMDKDEREKRIKEVLELVELTEKANVLVENYSGGMKRRLELARGFIHKPKVLFLDEPTLGLDTQTRRHIWDYIKKLNREGNVTIILTTHYMDEADYLCDRVAIIDNGKIVAMDTSDKLKDVLGGDVVSLEIKNNIDTLMNHLKNLKWIESMKKHNNNLNLTMERGEKRIPELINIAQKIGVNIDSVNLRKPSLEDVFLHFTGKTIREQDGNQKERNREIMRRRMKR